One genomic region from Bacillus sp. SLBN-46 encodes:
- a CDS encoding GerAB/ArcD/ProY family transporter produces the protein MIGVKIMQSTVEERFQVSPYLVFFLVHSIQIGVGILTFQSEIVKWAGNDAWISILLTGTLIHVLIWMMFHVLNKEGTDVIAINQKIFGKWIGNLLNIAILLYFLLIAIVVIRVYFEVIQVWMFPRISLFSLCLFFLPLLYYIVEGGFRIVTGICFFGVILPLYLVLTLLFPLEFAHGENLLPIWNHSIKEILLSSKGMVISYIGFSTLFIYYPFIKEPKKSQKWAHYGIAFSTFLYLSTYIVTIVFYSEEQLISNLWPTLGLWKIMKMPFVERFEYIGISSWALVILPNITLALWCFMRGMKRIFGVKQRIILLIALLIILSIVPFIKGYNQIQQLSELLSYGGYIMMGGYIPFIFISHYIYSKVKKQNE, from the coding sequence ATGATTGGTGTGAAAATAATGCAATCAACTGTTGAAGAAAGGTTCCAGGTATCACCGTATTTAGTTTTTTTCTTAGTCCATTCCATTCAAATTGGAGTGGGAATTCTTACATTCCAATCTGAAATTGTCAAATGGGCTGGAAATGATGCCTGGATTTCTATTTTACTAACTGGTACGCTTATACACGTTTTGATTTGGATGATGTTTCACGTGTTAAATAAAGAGGGTACGGATGTTATAGCCATTAATCAAAAAATTTTTGGAAAATGGATTGGTAACTTATTGAATATTGCAATACTGCTTTATTTTCTTTTAATTGCTATTGTTGTCATCAGAGTTTATTTTGAAGTGATTCAGGTTTGGATGTTTCCAAGAATTAGTCTATTTTCATTATGCCTGTTTTTTCTGCCACTACTTTACTACATAGTAGAGGGTGGTTTTAGAATAGTGACTGGTATTTGTTTTTTTGGAGTCATACTGCCACTATATTTAGTCTTGACTTTATTGTTTCCATTAGAATTTGCTCATGGTGAAAACTTACTTCCTATTTGGAACCATTCAATTAAGGAAATCTTGTTATCATCCAAAGGGATGGTTATTAGCTATATAGGATTTTCCACCCTATTTATTTATTATCCTTTTATTAAAGAACCTAAAAAATCTCAGAAATGGGCCCATTATGGTATTGCATTTAGTACGTTTCTTTATTTATCCACTTATATTGTAACCATCGTATTTTATAGTGAAGAGCAATTGATATCGAATCTTTGGCCAACGTTAGGTTTGTGGAAAATAATGAAAATGCCTTTTGTCGAGCGTTTTGAATATATTGGAATCAGTTCTTGGGCTTTAGTAATACTTCCTAACATTACCTTAGCTTTATGGTGTTTTATGAGAGGGATGAAACGGATTTTTGGTGTGAAACAACGAATCATTTTGCTGATTGCTTTATTAATAATATTAAGTATTGTGCCATTTATAAAAGGGTATAACCAAATACAACAACTTAGTGAGTTACTATCTTATGGAGGATATATCATGATGGGAGGATACATACCATTCATTTTTATCAGTCACTATATTTACAGCAAGGTGAAAAAACAAAATGAATAA
- a CDS encoding Ger(x)C family spore germination protein yields the protein MNKIHLLIVNFIILLVVTGCSSEQNIIDDIDLVTAVGYDYIDENHVRGTVSIPIFKPDKSITSGTFSSISTLLRENRAKLDSESNKPLLSGKLELALYNEMLAKHGIYDYLDYLNRDPSVGSHVFLAVVEGNAKDYLTKKYETQDTGLYISGILEKNMKRGTIPKTNLHQMLYTYYSKGADLFLPLLVLKDDKVKINGIALFKGEKYVGKISFNELFAFRTLVEDYKFGIYPLHIQKSSADLENIKSRRHYRVDNTGSIPRVNIDIEIEGVIREYKGTAMNHEVIQRLENQFEERLNKDYQRIISRTQALKVDSLGIGDILNSRIRNFDFKRYKDYYPEMSIEAKVKVNITEYGVTQ from the coding sequence ATGAATAAAATCCACTTACTCATAGTTAACTTTATCATTCTTTTGGTAGTAACAGGTTGTTCGTCAGAACAGAATATCATTGATGATATCGATCTAGTGACAGCTGTTGGCTATGACTATATTGATGAAAATCACGTGAGAGGAACCGTTTCTATTCCTATCTTTAAGCCTGATAAATCTATTACTAGCGGAACATTTTCAAGTATCTCAACCTTACTACGAGAAAATCGTGCAAAGCTTGATTCCGAATCAAATAAACCCTTACTAAGCGGAAAATTAGAGCTTGCTCTGTATAATGAAATGCTTGCTAAGCATGGAATATATGATTACCTCGATTACCTTAATAGAGACCCAAGTGTCGGTTCACATGTTTTTCTTGCAGTGGTAGAGGGAAATGCAAAGGATTATCTTACAAAAAAATACGAAACACAGGATACTGGCCTCTATATTTCCGGTATTCTAGAAAAAAATATGAAAAGAGGGACCATTCCCAAGACAAATCTACATCAGATGCTCTATACGTATTATTCAAAAGGTGCTGATTTGTTTCTACCTCTATTAGTATTAAAGGATGATAAGGTTAAGATCAACGGAATAGCTTTATTTAAGGGAGAGAAATACGTTGGTAAAATTTCGTTTAATGAACTTTTTGCCTTTAGAACTCTTGTTGAAGATTATAAATTTGGCATATATCCACTGCATATTCAAAAATCTTCAGCAGACCTTGAGAATATAAAATCTAGAAGACATTATAGGGTGGATAACACAGGTTCGATTCCTAGAGTAAACATTGATATTGAGATAGAAGGAGTCATTAGGGAATATAAAGGAACAGCAATGAATCACGAAGTTATACAAAGATTGGAGAATCAATTTGAGGAGCGGCTAAATAAAGATTATCAACGCATTATTTCAAGAACTCAAGCATTAAAGGTTGATTCACTTGGAATTGGAGATATCTTAAATAGTCGAATAAGAAACTTTGATTTTAAAAGATACAAGGATTACTATCCAGAAATGAGCATCGAAGCAAAGGTAAAAGTCAACATTACTGAGTATGGAGTTACCCAATGA
- a CDS encoding MalY/PatB family protein: MKYNFDEIVNRRGTYSVKWDGGELIKKMGLTERYDENTIPLFTADMDLPVPQPLIDALHKTVDHRIFGYSIFPNEYFEAIQHWFKKRHDWEIQKEEILFSPGTVHALTVAVRALTQPGDGIIIQRPVYPPFTSAIEANGRELLNNALICNEDGYYQIDFADFEEKAKDEKTKMFILCNPQNPTGRIFNKDELRRLSEICEENNVIIIADEIHGDLTRRNQTFIPIAKASDQQGHIITFTAINKTFNVAGLHCTNVIITNPEHRKTFSSVMGMHLPSPFTVSALLAVYHEGEDWLEQLKEYIDGTMEWVVDFLAERMPMVKVRIPEGTYIMWMDFSGYGLTPEEVHDRIYNKANVLLEDGKMFGEEGLHFQRICIPSPRPIIKEAFERIAREFEDLK; this comes from the coding sequence ATGAAATATAATTTTGATGAAATCGTCAACCGCAGAGGTACCTATTCAGTTAAATGGGATGGTGGAGAGTTAATTAAAAAAATGGGACTGACGGAAAGGTATGATGAAAACACCATTCCACTATTTACAGCTGACATGGATTTACCCGTACCACAACCTTTAATCGACGCTTTACATAAGACGGTAGACCATCGGATATTTGGTTATTCCATTTTTCCTAATGAGTATTTCGAAGCGATTCAACATTGGTTCAAAAAGAGGCATGATTGGGAAATTCAGAAGGAAGAAATTCTTTTTAGTCCTGGTACCGTTCATGCACTTACTGTTGCTGTTAGGGCATTAACTCAGCCAGGCGATGGAATAATTATTCAACGCCCGGTTTACCCTCCATTTACATCAGCCATTGAAGCAAATGGCAGAGAACTATTAAATAACGCTCTCATATGTAATGAAGACGGCTATTATCAAATTGATTTTGCAGATTTTGAAGAAAAAGCAAAAGATGAAAAGACAAAAATGTTTATTTTGTGTAATCCCCAAAATCCAACAGGAAGAATCTTTAACAAGGATGAACTTAGAAGATTATCGGAGATTTGTGAAGAAAATAATGTGATTATTATTGCAGATGAAATTCACGGAGATCTAACTCGTCGCAATCAAACATTTATTCCTATTGCAAAAGCTTCTGATCAGCAGGGGCATATTATTACTTTTACGGCCATCAACAAAACGTTTAATGTTGCTGGACTTCATTGTACGAACGTAATAATAACAAATCCAGAACATAGGAAAACATTCAGTAGCGTCATGGGCATGCATTTACCGTCCCCATTTACCGTTTCAGCTCTATTAGCGGTTTACCATGAGGGGGAAGATTGGTTAGAGCAATTGAAGGAATATATTGATGGCACGATGGAGTGGGTAGTGGATTTCTTGGCCGAAAGAATGCCGATGGTAAAAGTGAGAATTCCTGAAGGAACCTATATCATGTGGATGGATTTTAGCGGTTATGGATTAACACCAGAAGAAGTTCATGATCGAATCTATAATAAAGCAAATGTCTTACTTGAAGACGGTAAAATGTTTGGGGAGGAGGGCTTGCATTTCCAACGAATTTGTATCCCTTCACCTAGACCGATTATTAAAGAAGCTTTTGAACGGATCGCACGGGAATTTGAAGATTTAAAGTAA
- a CDS encoding FAD-binding oxidoreductase gives MLKVIVIGAGILGASTAYHLTKHGAEVTLVDRGDVGQATDAAAGIVCPWLSQRRNKAWYQLAKGGARYYPELIAQLEADGEKETGYKRVGAISLHSDINKLEQMAERARKRREEAPEIGDITILSSAETKQLFPPLSEEFGSVYVSGGARVNGRALRESLIRSSIKQGVIFLKGDACIVREEARVMGIKVGSETILADLVIVTAGAWSKELLRPLGIQFLVTPQKAQIVHLELPKSNTGQWPVVIPPSNHYILTFEDGRVVVGSTHENEAGFDTRITPGGINEILSKALEVAPGLSESTYLETRVGFRPFTPGFLPVAGALPNFNGIFLANGLGASGLTSGPYLGAQLAKLVLGKRTEIDMGSYDVAGAISTIE, from the coding sequence ATTCTGAAAGTAATTGTCATTGGTGCAGGGATTCTCGGTGCGTCTACCGCGTATCACTTAACAAAACATGGTGCAGAAGTCACGCTAGTGGATCGCGGGGATGTAGGTCAAGCAACGGATGCAGCAGCAGGGATTGTTTGTCCATGGCTGTCACAACGGCGGAACAAAGCTTGGTATCAGCTGGCAAAAGGTGGTGCTCGGTATTATCCTGAATTAATTGCTCAGCTAGAGGCAGACGGGGAAAAAGAGACAGGATATAAACGTGTTGGAGCAATTAGTCTTCATTCAGACATAAATAAGCTCGAACAAATGGCAGAGCGAGCACGAAAACGTCGAGAGGAAGCACCTGAAATAGGTGATATTACGATATTATCGTCAGCAGAAACAAAACAACTTTTCCCACCTCTGTCAGAGGAATTTGGATCTGTATATGTAAGTGGAGGGGCGCGTGTAAATGGAAGAGCATTACGTGAATCACTAATACGATCATCAATAAAACAGGGAGTAATTTTTTTAAAAGGTGATGCGTGTATAGTTAGGGAGGAAGCCCGAGTCATGGGTATCAAGGTGGGGTCTGAAACAATTTTGGCAGACCTTGTTATCGTCACTGCTGGTGCTTGGTCTAAAGAGCTGCTACGTCCTTTAGGGATTCAGTTTTTAGTTACTCCACAAAAAGCACAAATTGTGCATCTTGAATTACCAAAATCAAATACGGGCCAATGGCCCGTCGTAATTCCCCCAAGTAACCATTACATATTAACCTTTGAGGATGGGCGTGTGGTGGTAGGTTCTACTCATGAAAATGAAGCTGGATTTGACACCCGAATTACCCCAGGTGGAATAAATGAAATTTTAAGTAAGGCTTTAGAAGTGGCTCCCGGTTTATCGGAAAGTACTTATCTAGAAACGAGAGTAGGTTTCCGACCGTTCACCCCTGGTTTTTTACCTGTGGCGGGAGCGTTACCTAACTTTAATGGAATATTTCTTGCTAATGGTTTAGGGGCATCCGGTTTAACAAGTGGACCGTATCTCGGGGCACAACTGGCTAAGCTTGTCTTAGGAAAACGAACGGAGATAGACATGGGTAGCTATGATGTAGCAGGTGCAATCTCCACTATAGAATAA
- a CDS encoding kinase, with the protein MSMNEQIKKIVSKIPKLEEGKRFIIGIDGLSRSGKTTLVKHLSQMLIEEKIPFYVFHIDDHIVERNRRYNTGHEEWFEYYQLQWDIQGLRDQLFEKIKGAQSFNLSFYQDESDTQMTKQITLPDSCVVIIEGVFLQRKEWSNYYDFLLYLDCPREKRFLRESSNTQKNIEKFKNRYWKAEEFYLETERPMEKSNMVFVC; encoded by the coding sequence ATGAGCATGAATGAGCAAATCAAAAAGATAGTGAGTAAGATTCCCAAACTTGAGGAAGGGAAGCGATTTATTATAGGAATAGATGGACTAAGTCGCTCTGGAAAGACAACTTTAGTGAAACATCTAAGCCAAATGCTAATAGAAGAGAAGATACCCTTTTATGTGTTTCATATAGATGACCACATTGTCGAAAGGAACAGGAGATACAATACAGGTCATGAAGAGTGGTTCGAATATTATCAATTACAATGGGATATTCAGGGGTTGAGGGATCAACTTTTTGAAAAAATAAAAGGTGCTCAATCATTTAATCTTTCATTCTATCAAGATGAATCAGATACGCAAATGACCAAACAGATTACCCTTCCCGATTCGTGTGTCGTCATCATTGAGGGCGTTTTTCTACAGCGGAAAGAATGGAGTAATTATTATGATTTTCTTCTCTATCTAGATTGCCCTAGGGAAAAAAGATTTCTTAGAGAAAGTTCAAACACGCAAAAGAATATAGAGAAATTTAAAAATAGATATTGGAAAGCTGAAGAGTTCTATCTTGAAACAGAGCGTCCCATGGAGAAATCCAACATGGTTTTTGTTTGTTAA